A region from the Pseudomonas promysalinigenes genome encodes:
- the mltB gene encoding lytic murein transglycosylase B, with product MKNLMQTVRNWAARCVPWFGAVGLFGAVQLAHAGDYDNSPQVAEFVGQMSRDYGFAPEQLMGVFKEVQRKQSILDAISRPAERVKPWKDYRPMFITDARIARGVDFWRQHEAVLARAEQEYGVPAQYIVAIIGVETFFGRNTGNFRVIDALSTLGFDYPPRAEFFRKELREYLLLARDEQLDPLTLKGSYAGAMGLPQFMPSSFRNYAVDFDGDGHINIWNNPDDAIGSVANYFKRHGWVAGEGVVSRAQVSGSQADLGLTTGIEPVKTVGQLQALGWSSHDALRDDLPVTAFRLDGENGPEYWMGLKNFYAITRYNRSVMYAMAVHQLAQQLVQVRGVK from the coding sequence GTGAAGAATTTGATGCAAACAGTGCGTAACTGGGCTGCCCGTTGTGTGCCGTGGTTTGGTGCGGTGGGCCTGTTCGGCGCTGTACAACTGGCCCATGCCGGCGACTACGACAACTCGCCGCAGGTGGCCGAGTTCGTGGGCCAGATGAGCCGTGACTACGGTTTTGCCCCCGAGCAATTGATGGGCGTGTTCAAGGAAGTGCAGCGCAAGCAGTCGATCCTCGATGCCATCTCCCGCCCTGCCGAGCGGGTCAAGCCGTGGAAGGACTACCGGCCCATGTTCATCACCGACGCCCGCATCGCCCGCGGTGTCGACTTCTGGCGCCAGCATGAGGCAGTTCTTGCCCGCGCCGAGCAGGAATATGGCGTACCTGCGCAATACATCGTCGCCATCATTGGTGTCGAAACATTCTTCGGCCGCAACACCGGCAACTTCCGCGTGATCGATGCCCTGTCGACCCTGGGCTTCGACTACCCGCCCCGTGCCGAATTCTTCCGCAAGGAACTGCGCGAGTACCTGCTATTGGCTCGCGACGAGCAACTCGACCCGCTGACGCTCAAAGGTTCCTACGCCGGCGCCATGGGCCTGCCGCAGTTCATGCCCAGCAGCTTTCGCAACTACGCTGTGGACTTCGACGGCGATGGCCACATCAATATCTGGAACAACCCCGACGATGCCATCGGCAGCGTAGCCAACTACTTCAAGCGCCATGGCTGGGTGGCAGGCGAGGGTGTGGTCAGCCGTGCCCAGGTCAGTGGCTCGCAGGCAGACCTTGGCCTGACTACCGGCATCGAACCTGTTAAAACCGTCGGGCAGTTGCAGGCCCTGGGCTGGTCGAGCCATGATGCGTTGCGCGATGATCTGCCGGTAACCGCGTTCCGCCTGGATGGCGAGAACGGCCCTGAATACTGGATGGGCCTGAAAAACTTCTACGCGATCACTCGCTACAACCGCAGCGTGATGTATGCCATGGCGGTGCATCAGCTAGCTCAACAGCTGGTCCAAGTACGGGGCGTCAAGTAA
- the lipB gene encoding lipoyl(octanoyl) transferase LipB produces the protein MPLCLGVRELGLQPYEPVLEAMRRFTEQRGPHSQDEIWLVEHPAVFTQGQAGKAEHLLVPGDIPVVQTDRGGQVTYHGPGQLVAYLLLDVRRLGFGVRDLVSRIEQTLIDLLASYGVSAMAKPDAPGVYVDGAKIASLGLRIRNGRSFHGLALNVDMDLAPFRRINPCGYAGLAMTQLRDLAGPIELDEVRTRLRGQLVKHLDYAEQTTLTGGID, from the coding sequence ATGCCGCTTTGCCTCGGGGTGCGCGAGCTTGGCCTGCAACCGTATGAACCGGTACTGGAGGCTATGCGCCGCTTCACCGAGCAGCGCGGCCCGCACAGCCAGGACGAAATCTGGCTGGTCGAGCATCCCGCAGTCTTCACCCAGGGGCAGGCCGGCAAGGCCGAGCACCTGCTGGTGCCAGGCGATATTCCGGTGGTGCAGACTGACCGCGGCGGCCAGGTGACCTACCATGGCCCCGGGCAGCTCGTGGCTTACCTGCTGCTGGACGTGCGTCGCCTGGGTTTTGGCGTGCGCGACCTGGTCAGCCGTATCGAGCAGACCCTGATCGACCTGCTGGCCAGCTACGGCGTCAGCGCCATGGCCAAGCCCGATGCGCCAGGTGTCTATGTCGACGGAGCGAAAATCGCCTCCCTCGGCCTGCGAATCCGCAATGGCCGTTCGTTTCACGGCCTTGCCCTGAACGTGGACATGGACCTCGCGCCATTCCGCCGAATCAACCCCTGCGGGTATGCGGGGCTGGCAATGACCCAGCTGCGCGACCTGGCAGGCCCGATCGAACTCGACGAGGTCAGGACAAGGCTGCGCGGACAGCTGGTCAAGCACCTCGACTACGCTGAGCAGACGACCCTGACGGGCGGAATCGACTGA
- a CDS encoding DUF493 domain-containing protein: MSEPDVKSHKIEFPCADYPIKVIGDTVVGFRDTVIEILSKHAKVDLSTLAERQSKEGKYTTVQLHIVAESENQLHDINSALRATGIVKMVL, translated from the coding sequence ATGAGCGAACCTGACGTCAAGTCGCACAAAATCGAATTCCCCTGCGCCGATTACCCGATCAAGGTCATCGGCGACACCGTTGTCGGCTTCCGCGACACGGTGATCGAGATCCTGAGCAAGCATGCTAAGGTCGACCTTTCCACTTTGGCCGAACGCCAGAGCAAAGAAGGCAAGTACACCACCGTGCAGCTGCACATCGTCGCTGAAAGCGAAAACCAGCTGCATGACATCAACAGTGCCCTGCGTGCCACCGGCATCGTCAAAATGGTGCTCTGA
- a CDS encoding D-alanyl-D-alanine carboxypeptidase family protein, producing the protein MNITNLAKRLCLPVLLMLTPAAFAAEQMMPAPPQLAAKSYVLMDASSGNVLVENNGDERLPPASLTKLMTAYIATVDIRRGQIGENDPVTVSENAWRTGGSRMFIKVGSQVTVSDLLHGIIIQSGNDASVALSEHIAGSEDAFADMMNKTAAELGMSNSHFMNPTGLPNPEHYSSAHDMAVLARAIINIDPAHYAIYSQKEFFWNNIKQPNRNLLLWRDKTVDGLKTGHTEEAGYCMVASAVRDGQRLIAVVFGTNSEQARAAETQKLLTYGFRFFETQTFYQKGTELTKAPVWKGATSEVKAGLAEDLTMTMPKGQLKRLQASMTMNPQLTAPIAKGDVIGKVEVKLDENVVHSADLIALDGVEEGGFFRRMWDSIRLFFYGLFN; encoded by the coding sequence ATGAACATCACCAACCTTGCCAAACGACTTTGCCTGCCCGTACTGCTGATGCTCACGCCTGCTGCCTTCGCAGCAGAGCAGATGATGCCTGCCCCACCGCAGTTGGCTGCCAAGTCCTACGTACTCATGGACGCGTCCAGCGGCAACGTGCTGGTCGAGAACAACGGTGACGAGCGCCTGCCACCGGCCAGCCTGACCAAACTGATGACCGCCTACATCGCCACCGTCGATATCCGTCGTGGCCAGATCGGCGAAAACGACCCGGTCACCGTCAGCGAGAATGCCTGGCGCACTGGTGGTTCGCGTATGTTCATCAAGGTCGGCAGCCAGGTCACCGTCAGCGACCTGCTGCACGGCATCATCATCCAGTCCGGCAACGATGCCTCGGTCGCTTTGTCCGAGCACATCGCTGGCAGCGAAGACGCTTTCGCCGACATGATGAACAAGACCGCTGCCGAACTGGGCATGTCCAACAGCCACTTCATGAACCCCACCGGCCTGCCGAACCCGGAGCACTACTCCTCGGCGCACGACATGGCCGTGTTGGCCCGCGCGATCATCAACATCGACCCGGCTCACTACGCGATCTACTCGCAGAAAGAGTTCTTCTGGAACAACATCAAGCAGCCTAACCGCAACCTGCTGCTGTGGCGTGACAAGACCGTCGATGGTCTGAAAACCGGCCACACCGAAGAAGCCGGCTACTGCATGGTGGCATCGGCCGTGCGTGACGGTCAGCGTCTGATCGCCGTGGTGTTCGGCACCAACAGCGAACAAGCCCGCGCCGCCGAAACCCAGAAGCTGCTGACTTACGGCTTCCGCTTCTTCGAAACCCAGACCTTCTATCAGAAGGGCACCGAACTGACCAAAGCACCGGTGTGGAAGGGCGCCACCAGCGAAGTCAAAGCCGGCCTGGCCGAAGACCTGACCATGACCATGCCTAAAGGGCAGCTCAAGCGCCTGCAGGCTTCGATGACCATGAACCCGCAGCTCACCGCACCGATCGCCAAAGGTGACGTGATCGGTAAAGTGGAAGTCAAACTGGACGAGAATGTGGTTCACAGCGCCGACCTGATCGCCCTCGATGGCGTCGAGGAAGGTGGTTTCTTCCGCCGTATGTGGGATAGCATCCGTCTATTCTTCTACGGGTTGTTCAACTGA
- a CDS encoding septal ring lytic transglycosylase RlpA family protein, producing MRAIFSANTFKLLTCMAVGMLLVSCSSSRPTSQSKGNVVRAQPGLDINRAHKDGAPWWDVDVNKIPDATPTVHTGAYKANPYTVLGKTYYPMQDARNYRAEGTASWYGTKFHGQNTANGELYDLYGMSAAHKTLPLPAYVRVTNLANGRSVILRVNDRGPFYSDRIIDLSYAAAKKLGYAEIGTAHVRVEGIDPQQWWAQKGQQPPLMLKEPQVAQTQAIAASTGRVEQWTPPPQQHAAPVVPVQVGGNSIPAGSGNVLQVGAFANPDAAELLRSKLSTMVSAPVFISSIVRNQQTLHRVRLGPFSSPGEIQQAQNSIRMANLGQAKLVTAD from the coding sequence ATGCGCGCAATCTTCTCAGCCAACACCTTCAAGCTGCTGACCTGCATGGCCGTCGGCATGCTGCTGGTCAGTTGCTCCTCTAGCCGGCCGACTTCCCAGAGCAAGGGCAACGTCGTCCGTGCCCAGCCTGGCCTGGACATCAACCGAGCCCACAAAGACGGTGCACCCTGGTGGGATGTGGATGTCAACAAGATCCCCGATGCCACACCAACCGTTCACACGGGGGCCTACAAGGCCAACCCCTACACCGTACTGGGCAAGACCTACTACCCGATGCAGGACGCGCGCAACTACCGCGCCGAAGGTACGGCTTCTTGGTATGGCACCAAGTTCCACGGCCAGAACACCGCCAACGGCGAACTCTACGACCTGTACGGCATGAGTGCGGCGCACAAGACTCTGCCCTTGCCGGCCTATGTGCGGGTCACCAACCTGGCCAATGGCCGCAGTGTGATCCTGCGGGTCAATGACCGTGGGCCGTTCTACTCGGATCGCATTATCGACCTGTCTTATGCCGCGGCGAAGAAGCTAGGCTATGCCGAGATCGGCACCGCCCATGTGCGAGTCGAGGGTATCGACCCGCAGCAGTGGTGGGCGCAGAAGGGGCAGCAGCCGCCACTGATGCTCAAAGAGCCACAGGTCGCGCAAACCCAGGCCATTGCCGCCAGCACCGGCCGGGTCGAGCAATGGACCCCGCCACCTCAGCAGCACGCGGCGCCAGTCGTGCCTGTGCAGGTGGGCGGTAACAGCATCCCGGCGGGCAGCGGCAACGTCCTTCAGGTAGGGGCCTTCGCCAACCCCGATGCCGCCGAACTGTTGCGCTCCAAGCTGAGCACCATGGTCAGTGCTCCGGTGTTCATCAGCTCTATCGTGCGTAATCAGCAAACCCTGCACCGTGTGCGGCTTGGGCCATTCAGCAGCCCTGGCGAGATCCAACAGGCACAGAACAGCATTCGCATGGCGAACCTTGGCCAGGCCAAGCTGGTCACAGCTGACTGA
- the lipA gene encoding lipoyl synthase, translating into MTTVQEAVPNLTPTQDATARPAPKKVEAGVKLRGAEKVARIPVKIIPTDELPKKPDWIRVRIPVSPEVDRIKQLLRKHKLHSVCEEASCPNLGECFSGGTATFMIMGDICTRRCPFCDVGHGRPKPLDLDEPKNLAVAIADLRLKYVVITSVDRDDLRDGGAQHFADCIREIRALSPGVQLETLVPDYRGRMDVALEITAQTPPDVFNHNLETVPRLYKAARPGSDYDWSLDLLQKFKQMVPHVPTKSGLMLGLGETDEEVIEVMHRMREHDIDMLTLGQYLQPSRSHLPVQRFVHPDTFAWFAEEGYKMGFKNVASGPLVRSSYHADQQAHEAKIKL; encoded by the coding sequence ATGACAACTGTGCAAGAAGCCGTGCCTAACCTGACCCCCACCCAGGATGCCACCGCGCGCCCAGCGCCGAAGAAAGTGGAAGCTGGAGTTAAGCTGCGTGGTGCTGAGAAAGTCGCGCGCATCCCGGTGAAGATCATTCCCACCGACGAGCTGCCGAAAAAGCCTGACTGGATCCGCGTGCGCATCCCGGTTTCGCCAGAGGTCGACCGTATCAAGCAACTGCTGCGCAAGCACAAGCTGCACAGTGTGTGTGAAGAGGCGTCCTGCCCGAACTTGGGCGAGTGCTTCTCCGGTGGTACTGCGACCTTCATGATCATGGGTGATATCTGCACCCGTCGTTGCCCGTTCTGTGACGTCGGCCACGGCCGGCCGAAGCCGCTGGACCTGGACGAGCCAAAGAACCTGGCCGTAGCCATCGCCGATCTGCGCCTCAAATATGTGGTGATCACTTCGGTTGACCGCGACGACCTGCGTGACGGTGGTGCGCAGCACTTTGCTGACTGCATTCGCGAGATCCGCGCCTTGTCGCCGGGCGTACAGCTGGAAACCCTGGTGCCGGACTACCGTGGCCGCATGGACGTCGCCCTGGAAATCACCGCGCAAACACCGCCAGATGTGTTCAACCACAACCTGGAAACAGTGCCGCGCCTTTACAAAGCTGCACGCCCTGGTTCGGACTACGACTGGTCCTTGGACCTGCTGCAGAAATTCAAGCAGATGGTGCCGCACGTGCCGACCAAATCGGGCCTGATGCTTGGTTTGGGCGAAACCGACGAGGAAGTGATCGAGGTGATGCACCGTATGCGTGAGCATGACATCGACATGCTGACCCTCGGCCAGTACCTGCAGCCTTCGCGCAGCCACTTGCCAGTGCAGCGTTTCGTTCACCCGGACACCTTTGCCTGGTTCGCCGAAGAAGGCTACAAGATGGGCTTCAAGAACGTAGCGTCCGGCCCGTTGGTGCGTTCGTCGTACCATGCCGACCAGCAGGCGCACGAAGCCAAGATCAAGCTCTGA